In Castor canadensis chromosome 11, mCasCan1.hap1v2, whole genome shotgun sequence, a single genomic region encodes these proteins:
- the Cd48 gene encoding CD48 antigen isoform X2 produces the protein MYPRRWELYLTLDILLLPLLVTSNQDTSQIVMSGSNVSLQISEIPKNFTHLTWLHTTKQKIVEWTLGETPNYFQSRFKDKVILDPESAVLHIKEVGKEENGIYLLRVLMQNGSEKERKITLKVIDPVPKPVIKIEKIQKLDDNCYLNLSCLTQNESVDYLWYRDSGPFSKELQRSVLEVIINPQNQSKFYTCQVSNPVSSKNDTLYFIPPCDLGKKCLQGC, from the exons ATGTACCCTAGAAGATGGGAGTTGTATCTGACTCTGGATATACTACTGCTGCCTCTGCTGGTGACTAGCAATCAAG ATACTTCGCAAATTGTGATGTCCGGAAGCAACGTGAGCCTGCAAATCTCAGAGATACCCAAAAACTTCACACATCTGACCTGGCTTCATACTACCAAACAAAAGATTGTAGAATGGACATTGGGTGAAACTCCTAACTACTTCCAGTCTAGATTTAAGGACAAAGTCATTCTTGATCCTGAAAGTGCTGTGCTACACATCAAAGAGGTTGGAAAAGAAGAGAACGGCATCTACCTCTTAAGAGTGTTGATGCAGAATGGAagtgaaaaagagaggaagataaCCCTGAAGGTGATTG ACCCTGTACCCAAGCCTGTCATAAAAattgagaagatacagaaactgGACGACAACTGTTACCTGAATCTATCATGTTTGACACAGAATGAGTCTGTTGACTACCTTTGGTACAGGGACTCAGGGCCCTTTTCCAAGGAGCTCCAGAGAAGTGTGCTTGAAGTCATCATTAATCCACAGAACCAATCAAAGTTTTACACCTGCCAAGTCAGCAATCCTGTAAGCAGCAAGAACGACACGCTGTACTTCATTCCACCCTGTGACCTGGGTAAGAAATGTCTCCAGGGGTGCTGA